From Actinomycetota bacterium:
CGGGGCCAGGCCGCGATCCACGATCCACCAGTCGCCGCTCCAGGTCCCGGTCTCGATGTCGCGCGCCGCGACGGTGTCACCCTTGCCAACGACGAGCACGAACTGCTTGTCGAGCGACTGCTGCACCGCGCGCCGCGGGACCGCGAGCGCGCTGTCGCGCTCGAATCCATGCAGCCGGACGCGGACGAACTGTCCGGCGACCAGTGCCCGATCGGCGTTGTCGAAGGACGCCCGCAGCTCCAGCGTGCCGGTGCCCGGATCCACCGACGGACTCACGTAGTCGAGCCGGCCGGTCTGCGGCAGCTCGGTGCCGTCGGGCAGGACCACCTTTATCAGCAGGCGGCTGCCGGGCCGGATCAGCGCCCGGCTGCCGGGGTCCTGGCGCCACGCCTGCTGATCCTGCGCCGACGGCCGGAAGGTCACATACACCGGCGTCACCTGCTCGATCGTGGTGAGCAGCTCGGCCGGCCCGGTCAC
This genomic window contains:
- a CDS encoding efflux RND transporter periplasmic adaptor subunit → VTGPAELLTTIEQVTPVYVTFRPSAQDQQAWRQDPGSRALIRPGSRLLIKVVLPDGTELPQTGRLDYVSPSVDPGTGTLELRASFDNADRALVAGQFVRVRLHGFERDSALAVPRRAVQQSLDKQFVLVVGKGDTVAARDIETGTWSGDWWIVDRGLAPGDRVVVDGAQKAMPGQPVRPVVLPDSAVVAGTAGPDTARSDTARGGSQ